In the genome of Chaetodon trifascialis isolate fChaTrf1 chromosome 21, fChaTrf1.hap1, whole genome shotgun sequence, the window TCACTCAATACAATGTGAAACTACTTTTATCCTAAAAAGGACGCAGAGACATCCAGCGGACGACGAGCCTGTCACGTCATGGACAGTTCGCACAGCACAGGACATCCTGGTTCCTCATCTCCTTCCCAGAAACGCTCAGTCCAGCTGTGCATGTGAgtgctgtgcatgtttgtgtgtcactgacAGAATTACATTATGCAGGTGCAGCCTCTGACCTCTGTGCATTTACAAGAATCGTGTGTTTTAGGGTTAATCTATTATTGGTAACACATTTATTGAAAAGGTGGTCCTGTCATAACATTAGGAGATATTTGTATGAGATTTATCTAGAAAATATATCTTTGTCCTTTGTCAccagcagttttttttgtttgtttgtttttacctgcCAGCCAAGTTCTGGTCTCAAATAGCTGATCACTGAGGTCCACCAGCAGGTTCTGACTGTTAATGCTCagaaacacagagcaaacagcGAAGAGAACGCCTCGTCTCACCATCCTTTAAAAGAcacagatttcatttcattttccaatcCTGAATtaacaatgtgaaaaaacatgTGATGCTATGAAGAGGCGATGCAGTTATCTcattaatattgatgattaaaAGCCTGGTCAGGAGCGGGAACGCTGCATCACAGCGCTCTTAACAACCACAGATTCCTCAGACTTTCCACAGAGATTTCACCAATTCACTCTCTAAAACAGTGACATCATACTCACTGGTCAACATGGTAGCGCACCGCCCACACAAAGTCAAGTAAAGCACGGCCCATTTGTGCAGCTatctgcaaaaataaataaataaataaataaattaaaggtACACATATGCACCATaaactagttgcttattagcagcGTATTAGCTAGTCAttataaaacacattaatgtTTGATTCTGCATGACAATATTCTACATACAGCTACCAGGCTGTTCCCTCAATAACCCCCTAATTACTGTGTATTGGTAGTAagttgatgttttcttttttatttaaatatctaTTGTATGACAGCATCAAGAGTCAGCTAAACTTGGCACTCACATCATTATAAAGCTGTACGTTGCCATCATGTAAGACGAGCATGTACAGATGGATGAACCTACCGGTGCATTGACTGCCAGATGCATGAAGAGGCCCAAGGTGTGGATCAACCTGCCCAGTACCAGATGGTCACTGCCcaacaggtcaaaggtcacctgaGGCCTAGCAGAAAAGTATTAGAGTTGTAAAATGTTCTCTTGTACTCTGCTGTGCTGAGCTTttacatttgcaaaaaaaaagatactTGTCATAATTCttgagcagaggaaaaaagaagtaTCCAGCAACAGGGGCGTAGCGGTTAGGGGTGGCCTGAGCTGGAGGTTGTGAGGTCCCCTGAAGCACAAGAGAAATGACTGAAGAGCTTCACTCAAATGGCAAAAAGGAATACTTCAGGGTTACTTTAACTGGATCTCACCTTCCTGAAGCGTTTTGTCTTGCTTTGAATCCGCTTCTCTACTTCCTGTCGCCAGTGAACAGGGTTGTCACCAGGGTATGGAGTCACATCAGTGCTGGCAGCAATACCAGCAGATGGACCTCTCTTTTCAGTGATTGGCTTAGAGAGCTCCTGGGCTGCCAGAGCAAGGACCTGATACACCAAAACAAGAGCAGCCTCGTGATGACATTTGTCGCAATAATTAAAAGCATTTGATGACAGTACACTTGGCCTCTGTTGTTTTTACCTCCAAGATATCAAGCCGCTGACGAAGACTGTAGTTCAAGGAATAAAACTCTGTGGTCAAGTACTGAGTCACCtgacaaggaaaacaaagagaaacgttctttaaaaaaaagcagaagatGGTGATAAAGCTGTGTGGTAATGAAGCTAAATTTGAAAAGGAAACTGAGGTGAAAGATCATACAGGGATACagtcagtgacagtgagtgCCACCATGGTCGCCTGTCTGAGACTCAGGAAGCcatttatgttgtatttatCCTCCATGTGAAGAAGCACTTTGGTCAGCTGGACACTGATCTGAAAAAGGcacaacaaacaaccattcCTGTAATACAGTCAGTGACAGAAAGATAAGCATAAACACCCTTTGGATGGAAACAATCCCCTGAAAAGGATTTTCTGCTGGGTGCTGCTGTCATACCTCTCTGGCTGCAAAGACGTTCTTCCTCACCAAACCCTCAGCGACCCTCAAACTGAGCTCCACACGCACCGGGTCCTCAGAGGAAATTAAAGCTGGGTGGGTCAACAGATGAGAAAATATTACAGCTGGAGCTTGTACCACAGCGAGCTGAGGTCAAACACATGGAATCTGTGGAGCCATACTTTCCAGACAGTCTCGTATGTAGCGGGGTGGAGAGGCTTCACTTATTTGCTGATCGCCGGACATGTCGTACGGAGTGAGCTCATCATCGCTGCGCCAGTCAAAGACAACAAGACACATCAAACCGCGCACACACATTTAGCATAACAGCATCGCTGACTGAAGAGCTAATACTTACCTGTCCAGGTCGGAGTCCGGCTGAGGCTCTGACTTATTTTGAGATGGTTCATTCTGAGGAGACGTTTCATTTGTGTCTTGAGGAACGTCGACTCTGTGAACGACAGAGGTTCTCTTATATAAAATCAATGCctgcaaataaataatgactCAGTTTTATGGGATTTGGCTCtttgttaaaacaaaactgttAAAGTAATCAGACCATTAGTGGTCAAGATTATACACAGTTGGTGTCTTTGGAGGGTAAAACTCATACCTGTCCGCTGGCTCAGCCTCTGGTTCATCACCTGTAATGGGAGTCATCAGAGAAAGCAGCTCTCGAGTCTCCTCATCCTGGTCGTACTAGAACACAGAACAACGCAAGCTCAGACGCGGGTCTCATCCTGGCGTTTCAATCGAGTCATgaatcaaacattttgaagcctGTTAGGTGGACTGGGCAGCTGTCATAACCGTACCTCAAATTTGAGCTTGGTTCCACTGATGTCTATGCGAGAGCTCAGGTACTCTCCCACCACCATGCCCATATGCCTGATACGCACCACGCTGCTGTCCAGGTGGCTCTGCATGCcacccagcatgcactggagTAAGTCTGAGAAAGGACGCAcacaacagagaaagaggagcggAAAGCAATGATCTGTATTATGCTGTATAATGACTAGCTGCTGTTAAAAATGAGAGttgccctgtttttttttttttacttcaggCATCAGACGTTGTCATGTGTACCTGAACGCAGTTCCTGTAGCTCAGAGTCTTTCAACAGATTCACACTTAGCAGTAAGGCCTTGCTGACATACAGCTGCTGCTCTTGAGGTGTGTGCTTCACTGCACTGGGGTTAGCCCAGGCCTGGGACACAGACCGTAACAcctgcaagacacacacacacacacacacacacacacacacacacacacacacacacacacacacacacacacacacacacacacacacagctgatgaggtctaacattaaatatattgtctttgtactgttttcaattgaatatGTATGAAAAGGATTGGCAAATGATCAggttctgtttcatttatgtttaaCACAGCGTCccaatttttcttttaatcaagGCGGTAAAACATGATGTCATTTGGCTGCTGAACATCCTAAAGCACTCACCTGGATGAGCAGCGGCCTTCGCTCCCTGTCCGCTGCGAGATACCCCAGAACAATTCTCAAGACTCGAgtctggggggaaaaaatactTTGTATGATATTTACAGGGTGTGATATTTATGGTTTGCTGTCAGGCTGCAAGTTCTTACCTCATACTTGTACTGTAGTAACAGCAGTTTATGGGTGATGACAAACTGGGCCTTTTTATTCTTTAAGACTAGATTCCCGATGATCCTGCCCAAGGCGCCAGGCCTGAAACAAGAGGCAGGAGACTGGTGTCATTGAAGGCAGAGGGAAAGCTGATCGCTAAAGGTAAACTGCTCGCTGTTTCAATGCATAAGACCGAAGCTTAACCATCTTACCTGCTGACAGCCTGCACCAGTCCAGTGAGCACGCTCTCCACCCAGCGCTGTGGAACGTTTTCCAGCAGCTTCCAGCAAACCCTCTGCCACACCATGTCTGAgcgtgtgcagacagacagccgGGGAGCCATCACTGCCAGCACCAGGCCTGTAGACAGACAAAAAACGTGATTCTGTATCAATGTGGACTCTAAGATAAACAACAAGGAATCCATTCATTTCCTACAGAATTTATGAAAGAAAAGCTTCATTAACGTGTGAGtgacaataaactgaaagaTTCTCATTTCTTTCAATGTATTTTAACTGATACTGGCTGCAACATTTGGTGCAAATTTTtcccatttaaaaaaatattgtcTGTTCTTCAAATTGTGAGAAATTAGCAAAAAATTACCATCATAATTCTTGTAATGATGTTTGTTGATAATATTCAAGTTTATTTTCTTGCTACAGATTATCACCACTATGTAATTTCCACCTGTGGAGGTAAAGGAGCTATGCAGCAACCAAGAGGCTTGCAGTGTGAATGTGGTGACACTATGGCAAGACACACAATATACTCACTATTTCTGATTTGGGATTTAACTCACCACTATGACCCTGGATGCACACCTTTCCAAGCGTCTGAGCCACAAAAGTCAAGGAGCAGTCTCTGCCATCTGTTAAACATACAACATACAATAAATAGAATACaacatgattattattattgcatcAGTTTCTGAGATGTTCCCTTGCCTTTGAGTGCTTGGCAGGTCCGCTCTAGGGTGGTGAGCATCTCCGTGGCCAGCAGCGGGTAGTACTGCTGAGGGAGAAAAAGTGGCTTGTTGTTCAGATGGAGCCTGTTGGCGGTGAGGTCCGGCAGTGCCACAATACGTCCCAGCAGAGTCTCTCGGAGCTGGGGGGAATCAGAGGGACCTGCCTCCTGACAGTAAGACCACAGCAGGTCAGCAAGCCGACCGCTCTGCAGGAACCTCTCGGTGATGTTGACCAAGTGGTTCAGATTTGCGCTGGGTCTGTGGAGGAGAGACGTAGGAATCagtgaacagacagagagatgacaTGCCACTCACGCCCTATCCAGCACCACCTACTTTAGCTCTCCTATTCCCTCCATCAGCACCAGCAGCGCCTGCTCCGGAGGCCCTTTGAGGAACAGGCCGTCCCACAGCTCTGTGCGCTGGgctgctgtgaggctgtgcaACCAGTCGGCCTGGATGTGGCTGACAAGGAACTGAAGGGTTCGAGTGAAGTGAGCTCTCCTGAACTCTTCCCGCTGAACTGAAGTGGTTTTACTCTCTGGTCCTTCATCCAAGTAAGAGTGGAGTGTTTGAAGAGTGGTGATAATGTCTTCGTCACCTGTGGACGCAGTGAGGGACCGGAAACAACCAGCCACCGCTTGGCGAACCTCAGTATTTGTTGCAAGGGACTCCATCTTTAAAACTAGCTTGTTCTACCTcctaaacaaaaacattaagagGCCATTTCATCCCGAAAGAACAGTTTCTATCAAGGTATGACTGCCAGTATCTCCACACAGTCCACCATTCATATTCAAGTCTGCATTAGCTATGAATGTAAGTTACATATTATATACTTTAAGCTTTATGAATTTAGCCAACAGTTAGTGAGTAACGTTACAGCCTTCACTGGTGCGAATAAGGATGATGTTCATTCAGTTTTCAGGTGACCTTTCTCTTTACTCCTTGCTAACATTCACCAAGCGTCGCGGCAAGCAGCTAATTTTCACCAGCGCTGTAACATTATGGTAATATTTCCATAATAACACGTGAAGTGAATTAGCTTTAACTGTTAGCCTGTCGGAGTTGGTACACACCTCCGTATTTTTGTTAAAAAGGCAACAGGAAGTTATTTGGCGACTACGGGTATGATTTTCAGTCACTGTGACTTTCTCATATTTCTTTCCTTTCGAGGTGAATTTTACAGTTCCTACTGTCAGCTCGTGTTTCCTTCAGAAAGTCCCGCCGTGTCGCTTTGCTCTCTGTGTGCTTCACCAAAATACGTCCGTGGTAAGGAGATGTATGGTTCCGGGGACTGTCTGACTGGTGTGGCATTCAAGAACCCGACGGTTTTTGTAACACTTCTATTCAGAAGCTCGTTATATCATAGATCTATCACTTACATCAATTAATGAGCAAACTAATCGGTTAATTAATCAGTTGGGATAAGTCTTATCTACATGTGGTATTACCtaacaattaaataaataaataccacTATATAAGCACAGCTATGTGAATCTAGCAATCTTGATCAATTTGTTTTTACTAAGTCAATCAAACTTATGTATTTTCTGTTGCCTTTTCCATTTGTTACTGTTTGCACATTTCTTGATGATTGATTTGTCAGCTGAGTATTGATAACACAAATAGGTTCCTATAAAGTGTAATAGCACGAATTAagttgaaaataaatgtttattattgCACACCAATACTCACCATCATCTAATATGGTTATTTTTAGGGGGCAGAAGGGGGGACTTAATAAATTTAGGTATTAACAGGATTGTGACACTGGTCACAATGAGTGCAAAGCTGGGCCAATGCTGTACATATCCACAACCTGCAGGTGGAGCCAATAGGCTGGAGGGAGCGGGACTAATCAGTCAGGAACCTGATTATGGACAAAACAAGAGGAAGGAACCAGCAGAACTCCTCCATGTGATTAAAAACTTACTTCTGTGGTCAGTTGTCAGCACAGCTGTAAGCACTGCATCTCATCATGCTCAGACACAATCATATGGAGCTTATGCATGTAAGAGAAATAAATCTGAATTGCAGAAGATTGCCCGAGAGTGGAATAAATTCAACTTTTACAAATATTTCCATTTGGAATAGATTCCTTTTAGTTAATTTATTTTAGTTATAATTGAACTACTCTGAAATACTTGCCTGTGGCTTGATTTTCAACTAAATAAGGAAGAAacctttttttatatattgaTTTTACATCCAAGTGGTAACACCTGGAGCGTGTGTACAGCCAAAATCAACCCTAAAGGCAAGCAGAACCATAATCTGCTGAATACTCCTCCAGAATGTCTACAATACAAGTGAAGGGCATGCAAACAGTatgatgtaaaaaaagaaatgtaaaaaatgagGCAACACAGGGTGAAtttattccatttatttttctattcttaCTTTCACTGCTTACCTTTaaatttttctctttttacaaTGACTGAAATTATATTTCCCCAGAAACAATTAGGATTAGATCATTTTGGGGATCTTCAAAAATAATATACAGCTGTAACCAATACTGTtataatttatacatttatctTTGAAAATAGGAATAAAtttaatttttctcttttctacaATATTCTCTTTTTAATCTTCCCATGTCACATAATGGCAAGCCATGCACTACTACAGTAGTGATGTTTGTGCCTTGAGCAAACTTTCTTTGGACACTGGAAGtgagcgtgagagagagagagaaaagaaaagttcacaaaaatgacaattcatATTTACAGTTTAGGTTTCATCATTATAATTTAACAAACTGACAGTCACGTGGTCAGTGCTTTCCCCAGGGCTCATCGTCAGGTTAGTTTAGAGGCAAAGTTTGAGACACAGAGGCACAGTGTTTAGACTAGCaggccagttttttttttccttttaggGCAAGCTCAGAGTCTGCTGATTTATGATTTATTAGAACAGGAAAATGTCACCAAAAGCATGATCGCGGACCCTGATAGATAAATTGATCGGTTTAAGTTCAAACATCTGTCTTTGGTCATTTTGAAAGCAGAAATTTGGGATGTGGTTAAAGTGCAATCGCCTTCAGCTCTGCTAAAAGGGAATGTCTTGTCAGCTCTGTGGTCTCACTGTCCGTTTATTCTACTGCCAGTCCCCCAAATGCTCAAACCCAGACACTAAGATATGAAGCAGGGAGAGAATTAAGTGTAGTACAGCCTGCTGTGTTCAAGTGTCATCccattttcctctttgaaatgcaaaaaaaaaaaagattcattaCTATAAAGAACAAAGTATTAAATCTGTCGGGGCAAACCTCCAATCACACTAAAAAGGCAGGAAGCTGAACTCAGCAAGCCTGGGCATGAGGTTTTAGGTGTCATGTGTTGACATTATGAGGTCTCACAACCTACAACTCCACTCATAGAAATTATAGCATACGATTTGTCAGTCAAAACACAGGTCTGAATCAGagatatacaataaaaaatAGGTGTTTCCATGCAGGACCTGGCTCCATCTGGGAAGACAACAGTAGAAACTGCAGACTCTGCCGTACATCGAAAACCCTGAGGAGGTCACAGCAACATCAGCGGTACAGAAGAGCGTGACGACCCCAACAAATGACCGCTCGAGAGCAGGTCACGTTCAAGCTTTTGCACGCGGTGGTGAGTCACCCAAAGATAATACAACTTTGCTGTGAACGTTTCCCATAATTCCAGGAATTCTCCCAAAGCTTCGCTCACCGTGAATCAATCTTCCCCTCGCCAATTCGAAAATGTACAAACGTGTTTTCAGCAGAACAGATCACAGAGTGTGAGTTGTTGTTTGTgtcaaatgatgaataaatatctGCATGGTATTTAAAACgacgaaaagaaaagaaaaaaaaaacggatACTGTACACGCTACATGCTAGAGAAGAATACAGGCAGCTGTCTCTCAGCATAAGACGAGAAGAAGAAATGTTCTTTTCTTCCGACTATAAAAATACCTAGAATCTAGAATGAGTGTAGAAAAAACTTTACATGTACAAGTCATTTACATCCAAGGCCATTTTTCCATGGAGTGGCAGGTGAAGAAGAGCAGTGAGACAGAGGTGAACAGGGTGAAAAACAGCCATTCTCCTTAGCACACTGGTGCAGAACGTCATGCTGTCCTCCGATTACCCTTCGACTTTAAATCCATCAAGATGTCTGGAAGGTGAATCCATACTTGTCTCCAATTTCTGAGTCAGAGAGAAACGTCCAGAAGTATCTGAGATGGCTGCACAGTACCGATGAGCACGGCATCAGTCCAAAATGAGTCCGCACGTCTTTGAAAAAGCAGATGTTTCTCCAGCGGAGGAAACGGAGCGGTTTGTTTCATCTGCCCTCCACCAATGTCCACTTTCTCGCCAAGCATTATTGCTACCAAAGTCTACCACGTCTCTTCAGTATTACATCTGGTCTGGGAAAAGATATAACTGGCCAAtagccaacaacaacaaaaaaaagctcataGGAACTCCTGACGGCTgagaaaaatacagtatgtaaatgAAAATTAAACTCCTCGTAAAACATGGCTGCAAATGCTTTATAGTATTCCCAATTCAATATGGCATTAAAATAAGTGTGATGTGTTTCTCTTCTGTAGCCTGAGTGGGAAGCCGCCCACACCAGTCCCAACTGCGCTGGCATGTCAGTAGCAACGAATCCTGCACGCCATCATCTTCACACAGGCTTCAAAAACTATCTTCATTTATGATTTGAtcccttcaaaataaacattttttttatatagatatatatatatatatcaacaaaacaataatgaaatcaaaacaaaacgtAGTGCAAAGTACAACCATTTGATTATTCA includes:
- the telo2 gene encoding telomere length regulation protein TEL2 homolog, translated to MESLATNTEVRQAVAGCFRSLTASTGDEDIITTLQTLHSYLDEGPESKTTSVQREEFRRAHFTRTLQFLVSHIQADWLHSLTAAQRTELWDGLFLKGPPEQALLVLMEGIGELKPSANLNHLVNITERFLQSGRLADLLWSYCQEAGPSDSPQLRETLLGRIVALPDLTANRLHLNNKPLFLPQQYYPLLATEMLTTLERTCQALKDGRDCSLTFVAQTLGKVCIQGHSGLVLAVMAPRLSVCTRSDMVWQRVCWKLLENVPQRWVESVLTGLVQAVSRPGALGRIIGNLVLKNKKAQFVITHKLLLLQYKYETRVLRIVLGYLAADRERRPLLIQVLRSVSQAWANPSAVKHTPQEQQLYVSKALLLSVNLLKDSELQELRSDLLQCMLGGMQSHLDSSVVRIRHMGMVVGEYLSSRIDISGTKLKFEYDQDEETRELLSLMTPITGDEPEAEPADRVDVPQDTNETSPQNEPSQNKSEPQPDSDLDSDDELTPYDMSGDQQISEASPPRYIRDCLETLISSEDPVRVELSLRVAEGLVRKNVFAAREISVQLTKVLLHMEDKYNINGFLSLRQATMVALTVTDCIPVTQYLTTEFYSLNYSLRQRLDILEVLALAAQELSKPITEKRGPSAGIAASTDVTPYPGDNPVHWRQEVEKRIQSKTKRFRKGTSQPPAQATPNRYAPVAGYFFFPLLKNYDKPQVTFDLLGSDHLVLGRLIHTLGLFMHLAVNAPIAAQMGRALLDFVWAVRYHVDQMVRRGVLFAVCSVFLSINSQNLLVDLSDQLFETRTWLADVAEGDPDADCRSLAVQSLVLLDKSLKKQLQDQQTLGLES